TCCTCGACGTCGTGTACAACCACACCTCCGAGGGCGGTCCGAACGGTCCGCGCACCAGCCTGCGCGGCATCGACAACGCCCGCTACTACCGCCAGCTCGCGGACGGCGAGTACGTGGACACGACCGCGTGCGGCAACACACTGAACACGTCGACGGATGCGGCGGCGCGACTCGTCCTGGATTCGTTGCGCTACTGGGCAGAGGATCTGCAGGTCGACGGCTTCCGGTTCGATCTCGCCACGGCGCTCGGGCGCGATGCGACGCACACCTTCACGGCGTCGCATCCGCTGCTGCAGGCCATCCGGACCGACCCGTTGCTCGCCGAGACCAAGCTCATCGCGGAGCCCTGGGATGTCGGAACCGGTGGCTGGCAGACGGGCAACTTCGGCCAGGGCTGGCACGAGTGGAACGACCGCTATCGAGACCGCGTGCGCAACTTCTGGCTGAGCGACATCGACTACGCGCGTCGCGCGTCCACCGCGCCCGTCGGCATCGGAGGCTTCGCCACCCGCCTCGCCGGATCATCGAACACCTTCTCGAGTGAGCGCGGCCCGCTCGCGAGCGTGAACTTCGTCACCGCACACGACGGCTTCACGCTCCGGGATCTCGTCTCGTACAACGTCAAGCACAACGAGGCCAACGGCGAGGAGAATCGCGACGGCGCCGAGATGAACCGCGCCTTCAACCACGGGGCTGAGGGCCCTACGCAGGATCCCGTGATCGAGGCGACGCGGCGTAAGGCGATGCGCAACCTGATGGGGACGCTCCTGCTCTCGGCGGGTGTGCCGATGATCACCGCGGGCGACGAGACGGGACGCACACAGCAGGGGAACAACAACGCCTACTGCCACGATTCGCCGCTGACCTGGCTCTCCTGGGAGCACGAGGAGTGGCAGGAGTGCCTACGCGCGCACGTGGCCACGCTGACCCGACTGCGACGCGAGAATCCCGCTCTGCGCCCTGCGCGGTACGCGCGGCTGGGCGAGGAGACACCCGGCGCGAGTGAGATGTCATGGTTCGACCAGTCCGGCACGACCATGTCGATCGAACAGTGGACGGATGCCTCGCACCGCACGCTCCAGTACCTGGCGGTCGAAGACACCGGCGAGAATCCGAACCGCGTGCTTCTGATCGTGCACGGCGTCGAGAGCGCGATCGATGTGACGCTGCCGACGACCTCTGATGCGACCCGCTATGTCTCCCTGTGGTCCAGCGCGGACGAGCGTCCCAGTGCTGTCGAGAGCGTGCATGCGCCCGGTGACGTGATCGCTGTGCCGGGAACGTCCATGCGCCTGTTCCGG
The DNA window shown above is from Microbacterium keratanolyticum and carries:
- the glgX gene encoding glycogen debranching protein GlgX, translating into MCPHAPATIPDDARREALCSLCGSAFDDLGVRVVDGVGTLRVWSSNATGLDLVLFDGADVDWAIAELRFEQVGEGVWEVRSPQLHVGSRYAIRVTGAQGGGNSFRPHTNLIDPYSRGLVRAGGQDDWRSVVVDDSFDWDGAQKPRTPFADTVIYEGHVKGMTKRHPGVPPALHGTYAGLAHPAMIEHFSSLGITAVELLPVHAFVSEPWLQQRGFQNYWGYNTLNFFTPHAAYATTEARRSGPDAVLREFKGMVKLLHEAGIEVILDVVYNHTSEGGPNGPRTSLRGIDNARYYRQLADGEYVDTTACGNTLNTSTDAAARLVLDSLRYWAEDLQVDGFRFDLATALGRDATHTFTASHPLLQAIRTDPLLAETKLIAEPWDVGTGGWQTGNFGQGWHEWNDRYRDRVRNFWLSDIDYARRASTAPVGIGGFATRLAGSSNTFSSERGPLASVNFVTAHDGFTLRDLVSYNVKHNEANGEENRDGAEMNRAFNHGAEGPTQDPVIEATRRKAMRNLMGTLLLSAGVPMITAGDETGRTQQGNNNAYCHDSPLTWLSWEHEEWQECLRAHVATLTRLRRENPALRPARYARLGEETPGASEMSWFDQSGTTMSIEQWTDASHRTLQYLAVEDTGENPNRVLLIVHGVESAIDVTLPTTSDATRYVSLWSSADERPSAVESVHAPGDVIAVPGTSMRLFRVE